From Magnolia sinica isolate HGM2019 chromosome 13, MsV1, whole genome shotgun sequence, one genomic window encodes:
- the LOC131222677 gene encoding CLAVATA3/ESR (CLE)-related protein 25-like, with product MGSGPLKALVGVIACVMFLGFLFVDVDIVANGGTTTTTTAAMTTTTATTSSTAIITTGSFKQSEVMGRDGPTFHHDLDLNYMSKRRVPNGPDPIHNRRAGNSRRPPGRV from the exons atgggtaGTGGGCCTTTGAAGGCCTTGGTTGGAGTCATTGCATGTGTTATGTTTCTTGGTTTTTTGTTTGTTGATGTTGATATTGTAGCAAATGGAGGAACAACCACAACAACGACGGCGGCGATGACGACAACGACTGCTACTACTAGTAGTACTGCTATTATTACCACAGGAAGTTTCAAGCAATCAGAGGTCATGGGAAGAGATGGGCCCACTTTTCATCATGATCTGGACCTCAATTACATGAGCAAGAGAAGAGTTCCAAATGGGCCTGATCCCATTCACAACAG GAGGGCAGGGAACTCTAGAAGACCTCCTGGTCGAGTTTAG